One stretch of Chaetodon auriga isolate fChaAug3 chromosome 18, fChaAug3.hap1, whole genome shotgun sequence DNA includes these proteins:
- the sec63 gene encoding translocation protein SEC63 homolog — protein sequence MAGQQFQYDDSGNTFFYFLTSFVGLIVIPATYYLWPRDQNAEQLRLKSLRRVHGRCLWYRLRLMKSQQSIVPTLKKAALLFGWAVFLLLAYKVSKLDREYQEYNPYEVLNLDPGASLSEIKKQYRVLSLKYHPDKGGDEATFMRIAKAYAALTNEQSRINWETYGNPDGPGATSFGIALPAWIVDQKNSMLVLLVYGLAFMVILPVVVGTWWYRSIRYSGDQILINTTQLFMHFMYKTPNMNMKRLAMVLTAAFEFDPRSNKEATIRPTDNIEVPQLIRELGNINVKKKEPPFCYPYSLKARVLVLAHLSRMEISEELAEDQRFVVRKSPALLQEMINVGCQLTMMANSRGGFHAPRLITIENCMKLTQMIVQGLQESKSPLLQLPHFEEEHLRYCISKKYKVRSLQDLVSLKDSDRRNMLRTLGEEKYDEVMAVLGSFPHITMDTKLQVLDDEDSNNITAGSIVTVTVTLSRKRMAEVFEKEQESTPCLAEEAATTEEAQGDSSKAKTKVWQNKSKAAKKTAKSKKKKLTKKKVTPAPVKTKQANGSVAGNEVVAASAAAAVKEEEDEASDKGSESDEGEANKDSPSERDEDSDKQSDTEVDEMAGDDEEEWEALQQSIQRRERALLETKSKVTHPVYSLCFPEEKQEWWWLYIADRRDQTLVSMPYHVCTLKDTEEVELKFPAPSKTGNYQYSVILRSDSYLGLDQIKPLKLEVHEAKAMLDNHPQWDIPDTEEEDEEQEDSDGIEESEDDDEDND from the exons ATGGCCGGGCAACAGTTCCAATACGATGACAGCGGCAATACCTTTTTCTATTTCCTAACGTCCTTCGTCGGACTTATTGTGATCCCAGCCACATATTACCTATGGCCCCGGGATCAGAATGCTG AACAACTGCGTCTGAAGAGCCTGAGGAGAGTACATGGCCGGTGTCTGTGGTACCGGCTCAGGCTGATGAAGTCGCAGCAGAGCATTGTTCCAACACTAAA GAAAGCGGCCTTATTATTCGGCTGGGCTGTGTTCCTTCTGCTAGCCTACAAGGTGTCCAAGCTGGACAGAGAGTACCAGGAGTATAATCCATATGAAGTCCTCAACTTGGACccg GGTGCATCGCTGTCAGAAATCAAGAAGCAATACCGTGTACTGTCACTCAAGTACCACCCTGACAAAGGTGGTGATGAGGCCACATTCATGAGAATTGCCAAAGCCTATGCTGC TCTGACCAACGAACAGTCACGAATAAACTGGGAAACATACGGTAACCCAGATGGTCCAGGAG caACCAGCTTTGGTATTGCCCTGCCTGCCTGGATTGTTGACCAGAAGAACTCAATGCTG GTGCTGTTGGTATATGGACTAGCCTTTATGGTCATCCTTCCTGTTGTTGTG GGCACATGGTGGTACCGCTCCATCCGATACAGCGGAGACCAGATCCTCATCAACACCACCCAGCTCTTCATGCACTTCATGTACAAGACCCCCAACATGAACATGAAGC GGTTAGCCATGGTGTTGACAGCAGCATTTGAGTTTGACCCTCGCAGCAATAAAGAAGCCACCATACGACCGACAGACAACATTGAAGTGCCACAG CTGATCCGTGAGTTGGGAAACATCAACGTGAAGAAGAAGGAGCCTCCATTCTGCTATCCTTACAGTTTGAAGGCCAGGGTCTTAGTGCTCGCTCACCTGTCACGCATGGAGATATCAGAGGAGTTAGCGGAAG ATCAGAGGTTTGTGGTGAGGAAGAGTCCAGCTCTCCTCCAGGAGATGATCAACGTTGGGTGTCAGCTCACCATGATGGCCAACAGCAGaggag GTTTTCATGCTCCTCGACTGATAACAATAGAGAACTGCATGAAGCTGACCCAGATGATAGTGCAGGGTCTGCAGGAGTCAAAGTCGCCACTGTTGCAGCTGCCCCACTTTGAGGAGGAGCACCTCCGCTACTGCATCTCTAAGAAG TACAAAGTTCGGAGCCTCCAGGACCTGGTGAGTCTCAAAGACTCGGACAGACGCAACATGCTGCGTACCTTGGGAGAGGAGAAGTACGACGAGGTCATGGCCGTGCTGGGCAGCTTCCCTCACATCACCATGGATACCAAACTGCAGG TCcttgatgatgaagacagtaaTAACATCACAGCAGGCTCTATTGTCACAGTCACTGTCACCTTATCCAGAAAACGGATGGCG gaGGTGTTTGAAAAGGAGCAAGAGTCAACGCCGTGCCTAGCAGAGGAGGCTGCCACTACAGAGGAAGCA caaGGAGACTCGagtaaagccaaaacaaaagtGTGGCAGAACAAAAGTAAAGCGGCTAAGAAGACAGCCAAGTCCAAGAAGAAAAAATTAACCAAGAAGAAGGTCACACCTGCGCCTGTCAAAACCAAGCAAGCCAACGGCAGCGTGGCAGGAAAT GAAGTCgtagcagcttcagcagcagcagcagtgaaggaggaagaggacgaggcCTCAGACAAAGGCAGCGAGTCGGACGAGGGCGAAGCCAACAAGGACTCTCCCAGCGAGAGAGACGAAGACAGCGACAAACAAAGCGACACAGAGGTGGACGAGATGGCTGGCGACGACGAAGAG GAGTGGGAGGCGTTGCAGCAGAGCATCCAGCGGCGAGAGCGGGCTCTGCTGGAGACCAAGTCGAAGGTGACGCACCCCGTCTACAGCCTCTGCTTCCCCGAGGAGAAGCAGGAGTGGTGGTGGCTCTACATCGCTGACCGCCGAGACCAGACCCTCGTCTCCATGCCCTACCACGTCTGCACactaaaagacacagaggag GTGGAGCTGAAGTTTCCAGCCCCCTCCAAAACAGGAAACTACCAATATTCTGTCATCCTCCGTTCTGATTCCTACCTGGGACTGGACCAGATCAAACCACTCAAG CTGGAGGTCCACGAGGCCAAGGCCATGCTGGACAACCACCCGCAGTGGGACATCCCCGacacggaggaggaggacgaggagcaggaggacagcGACGGCATCGAGGAGAGCGAAGACGACGACGAGGACAACGACTGA
- the iyd gene encoding iodotyrosine deiodinase, with protein sequence MALLSVLTPVLAVLLCLVIGFMLVKSRETETTPTSPGKTKGWSTVGSRPWVDQDLQDDTEATAREEEDADCVDSFQEEDLPHVPLSSPRYPEEMMLERSKDLYTLLNQRRSVRFISPEPVPREVIDNVIRTAGTAPSGAHTEPWTFVVVSDPETKHQIRQIVEKEEEVNYRQRMGDKWVNDLAKLRTNWMKEYLDVAPYLVLIFKQTYGILPNGKKKTHYYNEISVSISCGILLAALQNVGLVTVTSTPLNCGPQLRFLLKRPANEKLLLLLPVGYPASDATVPDLKRKPLHDIMVHI encoded by the exons ATGGCTCTCCTGTCCGTCCTCACGCCTGTCCTGGCGGTGCTCCTGTGTTTGGTGATAGGCTTCATGCTGGTGAAATCACGGGAGACGGAGACCACCCCGACCTCCCCGGGAAAAACTAAAGGGTGGTCAACGGTAGGCTCCAGACCGTGGGTGGACCAGGATTTACAGGACGACACCGAAGCCACAGCGAGAGAGGAGG AGGATGCTGATTGTGTGGACAGCTTTCAGGAGGAGGACCTTCCCCATGTGCCCCTCTCATCACCACGTTACCCTGAGGAGATGATGCTGGAGAGATCCAAGGATTTGTACACTCTGTTGAACCAGCGGAGGTCTGTCCGGTTCATCAGCCCAGAGCCGGTCCCACGAGAGGTCATCGATAATGTCATCCGCACTGCAG GTACGGCCCCTAGTggagcacacacagagccctGGACCTTCGTTGTGGTGTCAGACCCAGAGACGAAGCACCAGATCAGACAGATagtggaaaaggaggaggaggtcaacTACCGTCAGAGGATGGGGGATAAGTGGGTCAATGATTTAGCCAAATTAAG GACAAACTGGATGAAGGAGTATTTGGATGTTGCTCCATACCTGGTTCTCATCTTCAAACAGACCTATGGGATTCTACCAAACGGcaagaaaaagacacattacTACAATGAAATCAGTGTCTCCATATCCTGTGGAATCCTGTTGGCTGCATTACAG AACGTGGGCCTTGTTACCGTCACTTCGACGCCGCTGAACTGTGGCCCCCAGCTCAGGTTCCTCCTCAAACGGCCAGCCaatgagaagctgctgctgctacttccTGTTGGTTATCCTGCTTCTGATGCCACCGTGCCTGACTTGAAGCGCAAGCCTCTGCATGATATTATGGTGCACATCTGA